From one Lysinibacillus sp. G4S2 genomic stretch:
- a CDS encoding DUF896 domain-containing protein, whose amino-acid sequence MLSKEKINRINELSAKSKNGTLTEAEAKERTALRKEYLDTFRATMRDTIENVKVVDPEGNDVTPEKVKQAKKNKFLN is encoded by the coding sequence ATGTTATCAAAGGAAAAAATTAACCGAATCAATGAACTTTCTGCTAAGTCTAAAAATGGTACATTAACAGAGGCAGAAGCTAAAGAACGAACAGCGCTTCGTAAGGAATATCTAGATACATTTAGAGCAACGATGCGTGATACAATTGAAAACGTCAAAGTGGTAGATCCTGAAGGAAATGATGTAACACCAGAAAAAGTAAAACAAGCGAAAAAAAATAAATTTCTAAATTAA